From the genome of Nicotiana sylvestris chromosome 1, ASM39365v2, whole genome shotgun sequence:
GTGCATTAAGGATTATCTATAGCACACTTTAATAGAGCAAATCATCACAGAACACAAAGCCAGAGTTTTGTGTTCAAGCATCAAAGGTATACGTATCTGTTAATATAATCCTCTATAAGTAGGGAGAGCTAGCAGTTAGATCTATACAATATAAAATCATTCCAATAGATCATGTAACTGATAAAATAATACCTGCCCGGGCGGGAATAGAAGTGGTCCATTGGTACGCATAATCTTATCTGCTTCCATCCTAGCAGTTTCAAGTGAAGCCTGTACTTCAAAAGAATATACATTAAGCTGGTAAACGATTCCATAGGTCGGAGTAATCTGAGTTGAATTATCTCCCATATATAGTGTAAGTGTAAGAACTCTACAAGGAATTACCAAATTAATCCATTATCTACAGAAGATGAACCACAGTTAGTAATGCATCTATGCATGTCCAAAATGTCACCAACTACTTATGAGGGAGTCGATTCCTTGTTCTTGTTAAGGGTGTATTGTGGACCGGGCCTAGCCTGGGGACCGGCCCGGGACCGCGTGCCAAACAGGCCAAATGGGCCGGTTCAAACGGGccaacggtcagatttttaaaatctaggCGTTGGCCTTCAATTTTCAGCCGTTTGGaactttaaaaaatagccatttggctcccaaactttttataattacactttttcctattctcaactataaatacccctcattctttcatttttactcacaaattcatcaatctctctctaattttcttctataattgcttactttattattgcaatttcgtgaaaaattgtgaagttggtgaattgaagtcttcaacgatattcaattttcaagaagttgttcgtcaattcggtaaactcgttccaactcttaagttttaatattatagttttgtttgttttatttagtataattataattaatatggacttttctttgaaaaaaatatttggtggtaagggtaagggaaaatctaaaattggtgaatctagtcgccaagctactactcttcccccggctctccgacccagacctgttacccgtcatcctccacctattattcttaatagtgataacccttgttttcaattttctgATAGTCAATTTTGTcatgatgttgcaccaggtcaacaattaaatgaagaagttatgaatgctctttatcctaatcaaactatctttgaaaatgatgaggaaaatgatgatttagatgaaatgcaaccggatttagatgatacacctactagtcctgttaataacccaactgatgcctcgcctgaccctcctgtagtaacccctacttttaatagaaaaccttctaaacggcccgaaacatctcttgtttggcacttttttactcaactaagaaaacaaaataaggctaagtgtaaaacttgtgggtgtttgatggctcataaatatactggagaccgtagcggtacgggtagtttgattagacacatattgaaacaccctagagataaagctagatatttacaaatgaaagatgcccaagaggggacaagtgtagatactacggttaaccctagtacaggttcaaatctagttcaaccgggaattaacactgttaccggtggcattttatactatgatccaaataaagatcgtgaagaattggcaaaaatgattactgttatgtgcttaccctatagttttccttctagccctcattttgtgcattatattagaagagtttttaatcctacttataaatgATGGtctcgcgcaaccgtaaagagtgatatttataaatataaacatgaatatgaacaatatttgcgctatttatttactcatatagattgtcgcattgctattactactgatattggtagaagtggtaatgactgtgattatctaactgttacaagtcattggatagatgaggagtggataatgcaaaagcgcattattgcttatagaataattaattcacgccacacaggtaagtttattgctaacacagttgcagatatttgtagatatttttgcattagagataaaattatgtcggtttcaatggataatgcttctagtaacactaatacTATAGGTTtacttacaactacactaaatcctgtatttagtaatatttttcatgttagatgtatttgtcatatttaccatttaatcgtcggtgatggtatgaaagttttaaatgtagaaattgaaaaggttaaaatggctcttaattggcttttttattcaaaccgtagaagtagacttagagattattttaaaaaatgtgatgaatttggccttagagaaagaaaggttcttaaactttgtccaactagatggaattacatgtatgaaagtttagttgttgcatatgaatatagaaatccaataagCGCAACAtataatgctcgtgtaggtgatgatgatgatgatgatgatgatgagcaccttacaaatcaagattggactaatgttaaaatgcttgtagactttttagaagaatttcatgttgctacaaatgaattatctgagcaatattatcctactatttctaactgtttagtttatattgcaacacttgcagatttatttactcaattttcagagagtGGGGTAATTTATGAACaagctattaattctatgaaagttaagtttaaaaaatattttttccctatcccctatttttggtgttgttgcagtgttaaatcctacaatgaaattaggaggtcctcatttttggtactcaaaaatttataacgctttatcaTTTTCAgttgaggaatttgctacacttagagatgcaaaagcctcaattaaaataaatgctcaaacaatttataatgcttatcaacttgccttagatcatgctagatcaaatgttccaactcctacttcgtctagttcgtaatcatctaaaagaactgcgggcctaaaagcccttagttcttggacggagttccggggttctcaaggtgataatattggtgatagttcacaactaaatgagattcaagtttatttgtcgcagggacttgagtcagagaatcccgacggctccttcaatgttttggaatggtggaaggacaaaccaaaacactatccggttctttcaaggatggctcgagatattttaagtgttcaagcttcaacagtggcatcggagagcgctttcagtcaagcgagacttcaaatcggtgatcatagagcgtctatgagggagagcttggaaaaatcagtactcttcagagattggatcagttcggaaagaagaaattttggacttacaGAATTACAACCGGAGATagacgaagcttatgaagaaatgctagcgaaacttgcgcaggatgctgcttcgcccggaagtggtgatgaacaagcttcttttccaccaccaccaacggaaattcctccgggccttgaaggatttatgagatttgttagagataatacatagactaatatgtaacttgtattttggcacatcttccttactttttttccttttaatggtggtattagtaccttgttgtgctcattccattagggggaggaagactaagaaagatattgtcattttttgttaatgtcgtaataataaaaattataagacattcccttgaatatttctttgcaatttattttgtgtttaaatttgatatagtagatatattatatatctaatacatataaactatatatacatatatatatatatataaggcaatatatatatttataaggcactatatatatatatatatatatatatatatatattatagatatagatatagtatatataatatatataagttatatattatataaggcaatatataattatatatacatactatatatactatatatatttatatagctatatataagcaatttatattagtatatacatatatagtttacaagaaattgccttagataaaaaaaattaaaaaaaatagcctGGAACGAAAAAGCCCGTTTAGGCCGCGGGCCCGGCCCATTTAGCCCGGgcccatgtgggcttaggaccgtagtgggccggttccactcatttggcccgttaggcccgggaccgcctaagcccaggcccgtttggcccatttaggcccgggcccggaccacaatacagccttagttCTTGTCGGGAATTGCATACACAGAAATGTTTTGAACAAAAAAAATTGCAGTTCAAAAGAAGATTAGCTGGTTGGTAGCTCTATGAGCTAGATAGAGAAACTAAAATCTATGATAGGAAATTCTAAGCACTCTAAACTGAACTATCAATGATTGATCAATCTCCAAGATACTACCAACTTTAATGATGTTAAAAAAAAACTGATGATATTCTACCAAGAAGATGCATTAACCTTGATCTTTTGAGGAACCATTAGGAACAACAGCAATGGGAGGAGTGAAATCTGTATTTGTTCCATCAGAAGGAAACTGAAGAGTTTCAATATCGCATATAGAGTTCCCTGGTTAAATTGGTTTAACTGTGAACTACTTATTGAACAACAGTGAACAAAGTTCAATTGTTAGAAGCAAAGATTCTACAAGGAACAGAAATAATCAAAGaacattttattttataaaaggaAAATTATATGGCAACGGAAATAACTATTTTTTATATGTTAACCCACATCTACTCCACAAGCAACCCCTCCCCAGGAGTCAATAGTGGCCCATTTCCTCCACCTGATCCCCTGATAACTCAAACCCTCAACCTCAAAGTTGGAGGTGGAGGGAACTTTCCACTTGAGCTACCTTATATTGTCAAAAGGAGATAACAATTACCTTCAGTGCCACAATCTGGTCATCATCTTTAGCTCCGCAGAACTCCTAAAATTTCAATAGTAATACTCAATAATTAGAATGAAGAAAATCAGCAGTACAGGGTGTGGAAATAACTACCAATTATTTAGGGAAAATGAAACAGATCAACCGAAAAAGACCTCTAAATCACTGATAAATCCATCAAGTGTATGATATGGAGCATAAACAATAAGATCAAATCCTAGACTCTGCAAAAGAAAGGTTAGAAAAGTTGATTAGAGCAAAATATAAAGGAAAATATAGAAGGAAATGACCTTTAAATGAAATCCATGCCTGGAAAACCAGCATCTCATTATTGAGAATTACATGATGATCCTGCCCGATCCCCTTACCAAGCTCCTCAGCTGATACATGGTTTTCCTCTGCCTTGCAAGCTGCATATATGCAGGTTAacctacaaaaaaaaaagaaaaggggggggggggggaccacTAGTAAGTTATGCCTTGCCAAGTATCAACTACTACTGTATGCATCATTATATGTAAGACTCCAGATGACTTGTTTATGTTTTTAAGATGCAGTTCAACTTGAATTTGGCAAAAGTACTTGTTGTCCAAATGACCAATCAAACAATGCAGAAAGATAGGGGGCTTCTGCTTTCTATCTTTCTCACATTCTCACCTTTTTTTGGAGTTAATTTAGGGGAGAGGAAAGCGAACAGAAGACAAATAAGAAGCTTACATAATTTTTTGGGGTGATGTTCCATCACAGACCATTGCAGATAAAACCTCTTAAAGTAAATGAGAGTTGTTGCCTGCAAACAACCATGAGAGCTGTTTAACTTTCTAGTTGATTCATTAATCGTAGCTGATCAATAATAAAAAATTTATACCTGAATTTTACGTGGGAACTTAAAAGCATCCCAGACGTCTTGAATTTTGAACTCGTAAAAAGCCCTTAGAAGTTGTTCTTCTTCAACCTTGAGCGGTTTTGGACGCTTTTCAGCTAACATGCCAACCAACCTTGTGTATATGTGTTCCTTTTCACCTAATTAGGTTTTGTTCGGCTGAAGGCAATATCAATGTGTTTTTCGACATTGTGCTATTGTTGTCAGATTGATTAGTTTTTCCATTTTAACTGCAAATGTGCATGGGTTAAAAACTTACCCCACCCAGTTTTACACTATACTATACTAATTTACCATGATTAAGTCACAAATTaagatgagaatgtgtattaatTAACAATAATTTAGTGATAACAACGTATAAAGAAGATACATGTCATGTATTTATTTGGTTGATGTAAACATAGGGTGCTCGTAAACTTTTATCATGCGTATGGTGTATGAAGTTATATATGCCTGCTGTATGTTTTCTTCAAACAATTATGTTTAACTTTCTCCACGCTTTAACATTCGCCTAAATTTATAAGCAGCATTACCTGAAAGTTTTATGGTCCAGAACAGAGCTCTAATTTATAGTGCTTGTAGGCTTATTGATAATACTGATAGCTAGTTCTATTGTGAAGTATGGAACAACACGAACGGAAGTTGATATTGATGGGTCGTTCTTGTATGctgaaacccaaaaaaaaaaaaaaaaattgctagCATACCTCTTCAAGTGCTTGTTTGGCTCTTTGATTAGCAGCATTATACTTATCATTCTGTTTATAAAGTAAACCATCcataaacacaaaaaaaaaactcaaatcaAACGAGAAAACGTAAAATAAAAATCCATATTCTCCAATATTTGAACTTTGCTGAATACTTCTACGAATACAAATACAGCAAAGCCACTTTAccccaaaaaaatatatataggggTGAGGAATTGTAACTCACAATATCTTGGGGAGTAAAAATCCAATTGGTTCTATGGGTGGATGTCATGGAATCAGCCATAAGTAACTCTGCCGATTCTAATTTTGGTTTGGATGTTCTCACTATAATTCAAACCTAGGTCCATTTTATACTGCACATTTTTGTTTTTTAGTTGTTCACACAAATTTGGAACAGTATAATTTGAGCCCGTTTGGACACaagaaatttttttctttttctaaaaaatttTCACCTTTTTTCGAAATCATCGTTTGTTcgtaaaattttcaattttcacttgaatatgtattttgaaaattttcaaaaatttgaaaaactcaaaaaaaattatttttcaaaattttcactcacatAACTTCAAAAACAatacaaaattatattcatgtccaaacacgattctaaatttcaaatagtatttttacttgaaaaaaaatttcaccctattttgaaattttacaattcttatgtccaaacgcccacttaaacACTCTTTTGTTTGGTATTCTCGTGTCGTTTTTAATTACATATTATTATGCAAGTAATATGATACTGGTATTAGCACCCGCGTAGATGCGCGGACActaaccatgttaaatatttgAGTTATTTGGATTATAACGTAAAAAATCTTAAAATTTAAACCTTCTcgataaatatagataatcattggatattaattaAGACATGAAAATGATTAAACATTTCTCAAATCTCCTAGTTataattctatttttcttttttagtacCATTCTCGCATGTGTCATTGGATCAAAAAAATAGCCAGAaaacaaaataataactcatatttatggcaaaacaatcaaaggtTGAGACTATCAAGGACTCTTTGGATACGACTTGATTCTTTTACTAttgcttgaactcttatttggtgtgttgatatattctaaaattatttctattttaaattttcagtttctaaaattttatttttcaataataattatttttataacaatgtaagtgaaaatattatccttaattcaaaactcatttcagTCGGCTATCTAAAATTTAAAAAGTTCTTTAGCCCGTGATTTTCTTTCTagtatgactccattttgatatttgacattaaccatgttaaatatgtgagttatttgaattatatgtaaataaccttaaaatttaaATGTTCTAggtaattatagataatcgttaGATATTGTTTATGAAACTCTACACGAAAAAAGGctaacattttctcaaatctcgtagtgataattttatttttgcaccatTCTTATTGGTGTCATTAGAACCTAAAAATAGTCACGAAATAATAACTCGTATTTATGAGCTCTGGATAAGCACAAAGGTTGGCACAATATGAACGATTTTTTGGTTACGACgtgactcttttactactacttaaattcttatttggtatgctattatgtttaaaaaaatatttctattttaaaatttcaatttctacaacattatatatatttcaataaaataattattattataatgatgcaagtgaagatattatccttaatttaaaattcactttaatcggctagctaaaaatttaaatgattctttagtCAGTAAattttatttcagtatgactccattttgagtttatcgatatctctagccacaaatttcaaatttttaaTACCCTTACATATACAGattttttgttc
Proteins encoded in this window:
- the LOC104212638 gene encoding cyclin-H1-1-like produces the protein MVCDGTSPQKIMLTCIYAACKAEENHVSAEELGKGIGQDHHVILNNEMLVFQSLGFDLIVYAPYHTLDGFISDLEEFCGAKDDDQIVALKASLETARMEADKIMRTNGPLLFPPGQLALAALHRANTEHGIFDFERYLRSVLSRHHPAHTISELTASINAIDSLE